AAATAGCTTTGGCGGTTTCGATGGCGGTCCGTCCAGCGACCACTCCATATGCGCATCGCCATGGCTGCACACTGGACGACGGCCATGACTGCGGAGACCCGTTCAAGCTCGGCCTGGGCGAAGTCGTGCAGGAAGACCGTGCCGAAAGACAGCACTGCGAATTGTGGCGCGCACAGCATGCCGATGCCGGCCACGGAGCGCCAGGCGCGAGCATCGCGCAATGGGCTGGGGCTGGGGCCGGTGGCGAGCTGGCGCTGTGCATGCAGCGCAGCATGCGGCGGCTCGTGCACCCATGCGGCGGCGAGCAGTGCGGAGAGCAGGCAGATGCTCGCCAGCACGGCGAACACGGCAACAAAGCCGCCATGCAAGGCCAGCGCAGGCAGCAGCAGCGCACCGATGGCGCCGCCGAGCGGCACTGCAGTCTGGCGTATGCTCATCGCCAGGCCTCGCTCGCCATCCGCAAACCAGGTCATCACGGCCCGCCCACTCGCGCCGTTGAGGCTGCCTCCCAGCAGGCCGACCAGCACCAGACCGCCCGCCAGCCATTGCAGACCGGGCACCTGCCCAGCCTCAGGCGTTGCCCAGACGGCCATCGCAGCCAGTGCGAGTGCCGTGCCGATCAGACCGGTGAGCAGCACGGGGCGATCCCCCCAGCGATCGGTAAGCAAACCCCAGGGCAGCTCGCTCAATGCGATGCCCAGGCCCATGAGGCCCAGCATCAGGCCGAGTGTGCTGGTATCGAGCTGGTATGAGGAGCGCATCATCACCGCCGTCATCGGAATTCCGCTGAAGGCGGTCGAAAAAGCGGCATTGGCGAGAACGCCTGCGGCCAATACCTTCCAGCGATGGCTTGGAGGGGTGACGGGCAGCTCAGGCAGCGAGAGGCAGTCGGAAGAGTTCATGCCGCGCAGTGTGCTGGCGCCCAATCATTTTGAAAATCAAATAATATTTAACCAACCATCCTGATTTTTGGGATGATTGAAAGGACTTGTGTGTCTCGTGTGCTCTACGACCTGGATGTGCTGCGCAGTTTTTCGACAGGGGTCGCGCTTGGCAGCTTCGCGCGTGCCGCGGACAAGCTGGGGCGCTCGACTTCGGCGATCAGTGCCCAGTTGAAGAAGCTGGAGGCCCAATGCGGCACGCCGCTGCTGCGCAAGGCCGGGCGTGGTCTCGAGCTCACAGAAGCCGGTGAGACCCTGCTGGCCTATGCGCACCGCCTGCTGGACCTCAATGACGAGGCCGTGGCGGCGGTCAGCGGCAGCCAGCTGCGAGGACTGGTCCGACTCGGACTTCAGGAGGACCTCGGCGAAGCACTGTTGCCGGCCGTACTGGGCCGCTTTGCCAGGGCGCATCCCCAGGTGCGCATCGAGGCCTGCGTGGCGCGCAGCGACGAGTTGCGTGCACGCTTTGCTCAGGGACAGCTGGACCTGGCAATGCTCTGGAATGTCGGCGCGGATCTGTCTGGCATCCATGCCGAAACCGTGATGCGTCTGCCCCTGCATTGGATAGGGCCTTCCGCGCCCGAGGTGCTGGACAGCCTTGGCTGCTTGCAGCCGGATCAAGAGGGCAAGCTGAAAACACTGGCTCTGGTGATGCTGGAAGAGCCTTGCCCGCTGCGCGAGCTGGTCACAGCCGTGCTGGAGCGAGCCGGGATTGCCTGGCGGCACGTCTTCAGCAGTGCCAGTCTCGGACCGATCTGGGCTGCGACCTCAGCGGGCCTGGGGCTGTCGGTGCGCACTCCCTTCGGCCTGCCGCCGCATGTGCGCAGCTACGCGCCAGAGGAAATCGGCCTGCCGCATCTGCCCACCATGGACCTGGTGCTTGGGCGTTCCCACTCTCTTTTGGAGCCAGCCGCAGAGCGCTTGGCTGCTTTGCTGGTCGAGGCCGTACGTGCGCACACAATCTTTCCGGCCACTGAGGCTGTGCCATCGCCCTTCAACGAGCTGAGACCCAAACCTAGCCTCCCTGATCCAGCGGCGGTCCAACCCGGTTGACAATGAGTTCGCAGTATCCGGTGCGTCGTGCTCGATCCTCTGGGAGACCACCCCGACCCGGCCCCTTGACGACGATTCATCGTGCCTTCAGGCAAAATCCAGATGATCGGGGCAAGCCCGGCGTCAGGTCTGCCGGGAAGCCCATCTTGAAGAAGGGAACAGCATCAATGGCACTGACGAAGAAGGGCGAGTTCTGGTACGGGACGACATCCGGCGACACCCAAGCCGAGCTGCGCAGCTACAGCGTTGCAAATCGCCATGAGGCCGTCCGGTTTGCCTCGTCCAAATGCAATTGCGGGTGCCGGACCTTTGCGCTGCAGACCGATGAAGAAGCCGGCGTGGCAATCCGCACCTGCACCGACTGCGGGCAGAAACACCTGATGGGCGACAGCGCGGACTACGTTGAAGAGGCCACCCCCGAGGCTCACGAGTGCGTGTGCGAGAACGAGGTGTTCGAACTGATGTCCGGCGTCTCCGTGTACGAGGGCACACATGACGTGCGCTGGTACTACATCGCTTGCCACTGCGTGGAGTGCAATCTGGTTGGGGTCTTCGCAGACTGGAAGTGTGAAGCGGGTGATGCGGCGGCCTTCCTCGCCAAGGTATGAGTACGCGTCCCCCGCAGAAGATCCTGCTCGCAGGCTCGAGCGGCCGAGGAGTGTCATGAGGTGGTTGGTGGACTTGGCTGTATCAATGACGACAATCGCCAGAAGCCGGCCATCAGCATCTGCCGCTTGAAACCAGATTCAGTTGCGTTTGGCTTTAGCTCTTTGCAAGTTAAATGCCAGGTAGCACGCCCACAGCCTTGCTTGAACGTCTCTGGCGGTTCAGCCGAGCTTTCGGTATGCAACGACCTGGGTGATGAGACGCTTTATAGAATCGGGCATGAATATCGACGACATCAAGGGCCGTCTAGCCTTTCTCCAGGAGGCTGAAAAGCTCAAGAGCGTGCTCCGAAGCTCTCACACCTCGACGGGCAGGGCGGAAAGCACCGCCGAACATACATGGAGCCTGTGCCTGATGGCTATGACCTTCGCGGACGAGCTTGCCGGCATGGACATGCTTAAGATCCTCAAAATGTGCATCGTTCATGATTTGGGAGAGGCCATTCACGGGGACATTCCAGCCATCGAGAAAAACCAGCATCCTGACAAGAGCGCGCAGGAAAAGACCGACCTTCTGCATCTGACCCGCTCTCTCGACGAGGCCCAGCGGGCCGACATCCTAGCACTGTGGCAGGAGTATGAGGACGCAGCCTCACCCGAAGCAAAAGCTGTCAAAGCACTGGACAAGCTTGAAACAATCCTTCAGCACAACCAGGGGATCAATCCGCCTGATTTCGACTACGAGTTCAATCTGAGCTACGGTCAGAAACACACAAGCGCCGATCCTCTGTTCGCATTGATGCGCAGCATCATTGATGACGCCACACGCCAGAGATTGGCCGAAAAAGCCAGTTCGCAGTGACTGCAATGGGTCGTTTTTCCCCTTTCCAGTCGCTGTAAGCGTTCAGCCGCTACAACGATGGCGCTAGCCATCGTCGCGGTGGTGCGAGTTAACGGCAGCCTCGACGCCGGGTCGCACCAACGTTGGCAGCTTACGATCCAAGAGCTTGCGATAAAGCCTCAGCGAGGGGTGCCGTTGCTCTGCCTATGACGGCAGCCATCCGGTTTGCGCAGCCGGTTGGTATCGGCGTCCCGGCGCTGACGTCGTTGTGCTGGCCTGCCCGCAGGCCTGTCTTTGTTGCGGGTTATCCCATCTCTCTTGAGCCGTTCTGGCAGTCCGCTTGCTTGCGGCATCGGCCGCAGGCAGACCGGCGGTCGCATGCAGGCGTGCCGCCGGCCGGTGCTGCCAGGGCCTGGCTCTGTTGCGGAAAACACAGGCAGAATGGGGAGCGCGCAGGCCAGTGCACGGTGTTGTCTCGCAAGAGCGCACCCGCTTGCCTGCATCGAAGAAATGTGACCGTCTCGCTCAAATACAGCAACGACATGAAACTATTTCGCAAGCCTGCTTTTGATCACAGCAACGTCGTTTCCCGTGCTCCCTTTGCAATGCTGCTGGTAGGGGGGATCATTGCGCTTTCGATGACGGCCATCTGCACCTTTGTTCTCTACCAGAGTCGGCTGGATGCCATGGCGCATGCGATAGAGACATCGCGCAATGTGGCGCTTCTTGCCGAAAACGACGTGGTGCGGAACTTCGAACTCTATGCGCTGTCGCTGCAGGCCGTGGTCGATGGGCTGAACGACTCCGAAGTCATGGGCGCCTCCCCGCATGTGCGCAACGCAGCCTTGTTCGACAAGGCCGCGACGGCCTCCTATCTGGGCTCCATCCTGGTGCTCGATGTGCAGGGGCGAGTGGTCCTGAATGCGGGCTCGGAAAATCCGCTGAGCGGGCATTACCTGGAGCATGATTTCTTCAAGGTGCATCAGGAAAGCCCCAACGTCGGTCTCTATGTGGGAGACCCTTATTCATCGACGCTGCATGGCGGCTCGCTGAGCATTCCGCTGAGCCGCCGTGTCTCCCATGCGGACGGCTCGTTCGCGGGCATTGTGCTGATCGATGTCCAGCTCGAGTATTTTCAGAAGCTGTTCTCCGCGCTTTCGCTGGGCAAGCATGGATCGCTGGCCCTGATCAGAAAGGATGGCGCCATGATGATGCGCCAGCCTTTCGATGCCAAGGTCATCGGGCGCAATATCCGCAATGCCAGCACCTTCAAGCAGTTCATGCAGGCGCCCGAAGGCAGCTTCTCGGACACCTCCTACCTGGATGGCGCGCAGCGCGCGTACTACTTCAAGAATCTTCCGAGCTTGCCATTCATCATCATGGTGGCGAAAGCGCATTCCGATATCTACGCAGTCTGGCGCCAGCGCGCCTTGCTGATTGCCTCCGTCATGGGAACGCTCACCATGGCTTTCATCGGTCTGTCCTTTGCGTTCGGAGTGCAGCTCAAGCGCCGCATGCGCGCAGAGTCCGAACTGGCGCTGCTGGCGCGTACCGATGGACTGACCGGCCTGAACAATCGCCGCAAGCTCGACGAGATCATCGAGCACGAGTGGCACAGGGCCAAAAGAAGTCACAGCGCCTTCTCGCTACTGTTCGTGGATATCGACTGGTTCAAGGCCTACAACGACACCTACGGACATCAGGCCGGGGATATGGTTCTGGCGACCGTGGCCAGATGCATTGCCAACAATATCCGGCGCCCCGAGGACAGTGCGGCTCGCTATGGGGGTGAGGAATTCATCGTGGTGCTGCCGGACACGACCCTGGATGGAGGCGCGCTGATTGCCGAGAACATCCGGGAGGCAGTCTCCGAGCTTGCGATTGCGCACACCGGAAGCGAATTCGGCTGCATCACGGTCAGCATCGGTTGCGCGGCCTGGGTGCCGGGCAAGGATCTGGACGTGCAGGAGGTCCTGCGTTCGGCCGACAAGGCGCTGTACGGCGCCAAGATGACCGGGCGCAACAAGGTCGTTCTATCCAGCTCGTCTGCGGCATAGCGCCACAGCCGCTCTGGTGACTTGGGGCTTGGCCTGCATGGCAGCGTCTACCCCGGCAAAGCAGGTTGCCTTAATAGTGATAGCTGCTATCGCTTGATATACATTGATTTCAATACGAAAAATACCTGAAATCTATTCATATAAAGCGATGGTAGCTATATTTTAAGTAGCTTTCATCCAGCGCACCGCTGGTCGCCTCGCCGATTGCCCGATGGTTGCTCAGGCACAGGCCTTGCTCTCGCGCAGCGCCGCTATATCGCTCTGGGTATAGCCCAGGGCGGCGAGCACGGCATCGGTGTCCTGGCCGATCCTGCTGCCCGGCGTGGGCCGACGCGCCGGGGTGCGCGAAAAGCGTGGCGCGGGTGCCGGCTGGCG
This DNA window, taken from Comamonas testosteroni TK102, encodes the following:
- a CDS encoding MFS transporter, producing MNSSDCLSLPELPVTPPSHRWKVLAAGVLANAAFSTAFSGIPMTAVMMRSSYQLDTSTLGLMLGLMGLGIALSELPWGLLTDRWGDRPVLLTGLIGTALALAAMAVWATPEAGQVPGLQWLAGGLVLVGLLGGSLNGASGRAVMTWFADGERGLAMSIRQTAVPLGGAIGALLLPALALHGGFVAVFAVLASICLLSALLAAAWVHEPPHAALHAQRQLATGPSPSPLRDARAWRSVAGIGMLCAPQFAVLSFGTVFLHDFAQAELERVSAVMAVVQCAAMAMRIWSGRWTDRHRNRQSYLSACSWLSMLLFAALATACWIAPGPLLLLVLTAGAGICVSAWHGVAYAELATLAGAGRAGTALGMANTSVFIVCFAVPMTIPHLLSLQGWVLVWSACALCAVCARPLLAAPQQSAARVRG
- a CDS encoding LysR substrate-binding domain-containing protein encodes the protein MSRVLYDLDVLRSFSTGVALGSFARAADKLGRSTSAISAQLKKLEAQCGTPLLRKAGRGLELTEAGETLLAYAHRLLDLNDEAVAAVSGSQLRGLVRLGLQEDLGEALLPAVLGRFARAHPQVRIEACVARSDELRARFAQGQLDLAMLWNVGADLSGIHAETVMRLPLHWIGPSAPEVLDSLGCLQPDQEGKLKTLALVMLEEPCPLRELVTAVLERAGIAWRHVFSSASLGPIWAATSAGLGLSVRTPFGLPPHVRSYAPEEIGLPHLPTMDLVLGRSHSLLEPAAERLAALLVEAVRAHTIFPATEAVPSPFNELRPKPSLPDPAAVQPG
- a CDS encoding HD domain-containing protein — protein: MNIDDIKGRLAFLQEAEKLKSVLRSSHTSTGRAESTAEHTWSLCLMAMTFADELAGMDMLKILKMCIVHDLGEAIHGDIPAIEKNQHPDKSAQEKTDLLHLTRSLDEAQRADILALWQEYEDAASPEAKAVKALDKLETILQHNQGINPPDFDYEFNLSYGQKHTSADPLFALMRSIIDDATRQRLAEKASSQ
- a CDS encoding sensor domain-containing diguanylate cyclase, with the translated sequence MLLVGGIIALSMTAICTFVLYQSRLDAMAHAIETSRNVALLAENDVVRNFELYALSLQAVVDGLNDSEVMGASPHVRNAALFDKAATASYLGSILVLDVQGRVVLNAGSENPLSGHYLEHDFFKVHQESPNVGLYVGDPYSSTLHGGSLSIPLSRRVSHADGSFAGIVLIDVQLEYFQKLFSALSLGKHGSLALIRKDGAMMMRQPFDAKVIGRNIRNASTFKQFMQAPEGSFSDTSYLDGAQRAYYFKNLPSLPFIIMVAKAHSDIYAVWRQRALLIASVMGTLTMAFIGLSFAFGVQLKRRMRAESELALLARTDGLTGLNNRRKLDEIIEHEWHRAKRSHSAFSLLFVDIDWFKAYNDTYGHQAGDMVLATVARCIANNIRRPEDSAARYGGEEFIVVLPDTTLDGGALIAENIREAVSELAIAHTGSEFGCITVSIGCAAWVPGKDLDVQEVLRSADKALYGAKMTGRNKVVLSSSSAA